The genomic window CATTAAAATTCTGAAAGTAAAATTCAACTGATTGTCTTTTCTCCCTTATTCTTTCACTGCTAAAGAAATAATATACCTAACTTATAATACTGACAGCCAAAGTCTCTTCCATTTATCTGTTTTTGTAAAACTACTAACACAGCAATACAAGAACACACAGCaaacttagtttaaaaaatacataaaagccctatgaagaaaaaacccaaaactttcacaaaatatatatttttaatggtgcagtgaaatgcatttaaaaacactaaaTATGACATGAAGATTATTTGCTATATTTCTTACAAGAATAACCCTATTTTATTTTaagggtttctttttttaaaatttggaatggCTATCTTTTGATCATACTAAAAATCAAGTCCCTCTTTAAGTATCGCCTTTCATCTAACAATCTTAAACTCACATTATTTAAATGTAATCTTTAGATTTATGTCAAATAACAGCTAATTCTTTCAATGATATGGGATTAAAGTCCCATCAGAATGAACCACCCAAATAAAATCTGTTTTGGATCTACTTTCCAAGAGAGAGCAATTATATATTGTCTCCTGATTGTACATCATTAAATGACTACACAATgcaaaaagcattattttttaattaaagcttaaCAACTAGTGTTATATACTAAACACTGCTTTTCTAAGCATAAAAAGCATTATTCAAGGTAAATGACTTACTTAGAAAGTGCATTAAGAATATAAATGACACTATCTTAATTATAAAAGTTCTCTAGTTAGTCTTAGGAGATAGTTGCTTTTTTCaacttccccccttccccatgaAACAATTTTGTATTTGTCTAGTTAGTCTGTGTTTTCTTAAAGAAGTAAGTGGAAAAGTCACATACTGAGAagagaaagctttttttaaaaattccacttCAAAACTTTCTTTTGGTTATATCTGAATGGTGCTATCCAATTTTGTAATTTTCTGAACTGTGTGACATTTCATAGATGCTAAGCTAAAGTTATAATTAAGATGAACAGTTCAAAGccgtttttaaaaatgtagtatTGATGTTAGTGTTACAATAAGAAAAATGTTCAGAACAAATTCCTGACATTTGATACTTAAATTTCTAATAAGACTTTTAGATGAAGAATTAGGCCTTTTTAAAGAATGCAGAGTTATAAAAACTAATCCAAATGTGGTGCCAATTAGgataaatttcaaaaattaatataacAATGTTGTTTTTAGGCTGAGATTAACATATAAGGGTTTGTGCATATATGGAAAATAATTGAGTAGAAAGCCAATGTTACTAAATACTAATTCTgactactcaaaaaaaaaaaaaaaaaaaaaagacaatctatatataaaaaaaacccacttaaatatatatatatttccttaagTATTGATTTTGCCTGATGCTTTGTAACAATAAGCCAAGAATATTTCtataagacaaattaaaaaaaagtacagaaaacATTCATAAGAGATGAACCATACATACACAAGttgaaatacaaagaaacagGTAAAGTAAAATACAATAGGTAAGCAGACATTTTTCTGTGTAAATAAAGCACAAGTTACaagatcaaaattttaaaacaattattcagAAAATCATAGAATAAGCACTTTTTTTCTTGGAATTAAAAAATCCTCTTATAAGCTTCTATGATTTACATCTGTAACAACTCTCCCTTAAAATGTAATCAGAGATATCAGTATGACTTCCTTTCAAtttaatggcttttaaaaatatttaaaacatgagAAGTGCaaacttttataaaaaatacTATTGCAATTAACAATTGTATTTATTTCTAACAGGTTGATCCAACAGATCAAGATGTATATTGACATGGTAGCTGTTGGTTGACAGCTACAACAGAGAAACGAAAGAGTTAAACAGCACACAATATTACACAAAAGTGTTTTTCTCATTTCAAGTTTATTAAAACTTTAGCAGTACAAATTATTCAGTTTGTAGAATATCAAAAGATCAAACTTAATGAAGTccgcatttaaaaaaaaaaaaaaaaaaaaaaaaaaaaaaaccaacccccaaaacaaaaaggaagaaaacaacaacaaaaaaaaagggatgtTCTTCAGCAAGTCTCtaaaacctaaagaaaaaaatggaaatacaaagtTCAAGGCCCTCACTCATCCACTTTTGTCTTCATCAGTTCCAGGGCTGGACTCATGATCAGATTTTTTATCTTTACCACGTGTATggtctctttcttgactctttgatttttggttgatttctttttctaatgagCATCtggtcttctcttcttctttatttttgtatgcAGAGGACTTTAATTCTCTGTCtttactattttgttttcttgagttTGGACTCTGATCTCGGTcaccttttttctctttactgCTGTCTCGGCTACTATTATCATGGTTTCTGGAGTGCCTTTTTTCACTCTCCGAGTTCTCTTTTTTATGTGAActctttgtttcttgatttttacttttttctttattcctgctTTGACTTTCCTCTCTCCCTGAACTCCTGgactctcttctcctcctcctatctttacttctagatttttctggtgttcctttcctttctttgcttcttgaTCTCGCTCTTCTCCGGGATTCCCTCTCTCTGTTCCTATAATACTCTCTGCTTCTACTCCGATCTCGATCTTTGCTCCTAGATCTGGCTCTTCTTCCTTTGTCCCTGCTTCTGCTTCGTTCCCTTGTCCGGCCATTAGAGCTGTGTTTTCCTTTGGTCACTTCCCGTTCTCTACTCTTTGATTTGGCCCTTTTATCCTTGTCTTTACTTCTGCTATGGTCATGTTCATTAGTTTTTGACCCTGCTCGCTTAGATCTTTCTTTACTCCTGCTCTTTTCTCGTTCTTTGCCTCGAGAATCagaatgtttctctttttcttttgctttttcatgatctctctctttgcttcttgatctcattctcttttcttcatgTCTGTTAtgctttgaatctctttctttactttttgacTTCTCTTTGCTTTTACTCCTGCTTTTAGATTTGgcccttttctttgttttacttttattatatttgtcatctttctctgaatttctccttGTGTCCCTATCTTTACTGTTTGATTTAtggtcttttgttttcttttccttttcaccttttcTATTTGGACTTTCTGATACATGTCTGTGttcagatatttttctttcttttcctcttcctggacttttttgattttcttttttgttttcatttaattcactcctacaaaagtaaaaaaatcaaaagctttaggAAATGATCTATAAGAACAATTTCTGTTTCAGTTAAGATCAAAATAACTGTAATAAGCaccaatttcattattttaaggtATATAAAGAAGTGAAGGCACAATTAACATTAATATGtacaaatgaaagattttttCTTAATACAGTCCAAATGAAATTATTCCATAAGCTACTAGGAATATTAATTACAACATGAATTTAAAAATCTTACTTATCCCCTTTGATCCACCTTTCACCACTTGACACCCTCATTCTTTGAGCCCTCTGCATCTCTTGTCTCCAATGTGGAGGAGTCTCACTCCGCCTGAACCGATCTCGTGATCTGGATCTGGAAGGTGTTCGATAGCGCttgagaaaagaaagtgaaatattttcaaatacacAAAAATGGCAGTCAAAAGGCTTTTTGTgttcaaattaatatttctttcataCACTATTATCCTCAAAAGAACATTAGAGTGTCACCCCACCAAAATATAGGTGatttaaaaagttcaaaagacTATATAGAGTGTGTTGAAACAAGACTAAATATTAAACAGTTAATGCCTTAAATGCTATGCTAAAGTAAACTAAAAAGATTCTAAAGTTCAAGGTCCACAGTGGAGCTTCTGGAATTAAATATAGTGTGTATGATTTTGGGATATCAGAACCTGAAGAGTGGGTTTTATATAATACCCTATTAGCTAAGGCCCTCTTATATTGCCACTCCATAGAACCAAGGAAAAGACTGTTCTTAAATTATAAGTTATTAAGCAAATAAACACATAATTTGCATGTATACGTTTTGTaagttttcacttttgttttatgaCATAAACATCATAATCTGctaaaaaacattattaaaaaaaatttaattctagcAAATCACACAAGTTTTTTTTGTTAACACAAATTTCATAtgctatataataaaaatcaagGAAGGAAAAATGCCAAGAAGATTCCTATGAAAATAAATACTTACCCTTGGTCCTCTTCCTTTAATTTTCCTTCCAGATCTGGTGACTAGAAGTCTCCTTTGATATGAAGAGGACTGGGAGTTAGATGGATtactagaaataaaagaaagttgaaaaccacaactttataaaaataaataaataaaactagtgTAGTTTCTTCAGTCTATAAGGTAATGTACTGTATTCCTATAAACTTTCAACACTCAAAataagtggtacagtggaaagaaggcTGGAGTCAacaaaacctgaatttaaatacatGTTCTTATTATTTATCACCTGGATGACCATAAGCAAATCATGAAaccttttataatttattttcttttttgtaaaatgaagagctcAGATCATGTGGTGGTAGAGATTctttttagatttaaatttaatgtcctttaaaaataagtttttaaaagttaaaaaaaaaaacacaaacaacgcaatttttatatattcaaatgTACTAACACATGAAATTAACAATAATGTCCTGATTTTTCACCATCTCTTTTCTGTTTCACAAGTCCTTCTTCCTTAAAGTCTACATAAATTGCAATTTTCCAAAAGGATTTGTTCTgagccttcttttcttctctctctctttttttttttgctgaggcaattggggttaagtgacttgcctagggtcacacagccaggaagtgttaagtgtctgagaccaaatttgaactcaggtcttctgatttcagggctggtactctatccactgcgccacctagctgcccctataatttCATCTATTCCTTATGGTTTCAATTCTCATTTTGATGTACATACCTCACAAATCTCTATCCCTAGTCCTAGAACCCAAGTGccattttatatcttttctgAGATATCCTGTCAACATCTCAAAtgcaacatatccaaaacagaactcttcCTCATTACCAACTCCCCCGtttctatttatcagttaaaACTGGTTTTAAACtggacaaaaaatttaaaaattttctcaagATCAATCAGTTGCATTGGGTCCTATAAGTATATAACTTAAGAATTGAACTTCAGAAATCAAGATATCCAAATCCTTTTccacagataagaaaaaaaagaataagcaatAACACTTAATGTATTACCATCACCCTAAATCCGACCTTGTATTTTCACTACCCCCAATCAATCCAATACATCAACTATTggattccccccccaaaaaagagcttTACTAATAATATGGCTGTAGGATTTTAAAACAtaatctctcccatttgtttGAACATTATCCATTAGCCAGTCAAACTAGATTATTCAATGTTGCCTTATATACCTTATTCCTTTCCATGCCAGGTCATGCCCAACCCCTGTTCCTTTGTCTCCAGAAATCCTGCCATTCAAAGTAAAAtgacatgaagcctttcctaacaTGCTATGCACTTAAGACCTCAGACCCCTGTAGAACTTTCCATATTCTGAATTTATGACACAATTACAAACTGGTCAAATTCCCAATATTAAATCTTAATCACCTGGCATTaattcagcacttagcacaataccttgtATATATATGGTAAGCACTCAACAGATAGCTATTTGAATTGAAATATATGGCCTAGTAGTGGTGcttataaaatattcattaaaaaatgatttacaaGCACTATGTTCTCTTTACATGcccaaataagtttttaaaaataaatacacacatgcatgtacacacaccgtcttccccccctccccctgagAAACTCATAAAGTAATCATTTCTTAAATCAGGTTCAATCTTATTAAAGGTAAATTAAGGCTtaattaaaactttattatttctAAGCATAATAATATAAGTCAATACTTTTAAGAAATcctataatgaatattttaaaagtataacaaaaacaaaatctttttcttaaaaatcgGCTGAAAACCAGATTTTCCTCTAATACACAATATAAAAGGGCTATCATACATATTCCACCCATAACTACTTAccactctctttctttttccctttctctattctttctctctttctcatctacTTTAGGCGGGCTTTTTCTCATTAGGAACCTGTTTTCAGGAATAGGAGGGATCTCTTCTGGACGGACAGTAGATTGTGGTTGTGCTTCAGGGCTTTCATCTTCACTCTCAGTAGAAGAACTTAATTAAAAGATggaaacacatacatatatatatcacatacatatTACCCAAGTTGCTATTGTTGGATATCACGattaacaaaaatcctaaaaagaaaacataatatgAAAAATTTACCCCTTCTCCATAAATTACTATTACTCAAAATTTTGGCATACTGTTCTTTTAAGTAAGACTTTCCCATTAGCTTTCAATATCAATTCCTTTGTATTCCATTCTTTAAGTATTAAAATGATTGTCTTCAAGTTCAAAATAGGTTTAATTTCAGAGGTCATTTCTAAATtagatttataaaatttttgggaGAAAAAGCGAAAATTCAGAAATAAGTTCTCTTTCTCACATTTTAGaaattttgcaaatatcttaGGGCCCAATTTTGGTAGGGACAATATAGAGAAAGCAAGATGGAAAACTATTCCTCAGAGTTAATACTTGCAGTAAGAAAAGAGGATCACCTTTGAAGCCAAGAAGACCTAGACTTAAATGTTGCTTTTTAGATATATACTAGCCTTGTGAACTGAACAGTCATAATGTCTCAGAAGCTTTAGGCAATTAAGACTAACTTGCAATGCAGATGCTGAGCTGAATTAGTATAGGGAATTTTGTCATCCATATGAATGAAACCTAAATACAGTCATAATCACCATTACTACCACAGATGAAACaagaaatacaatataatattctctgaCACTTTGGTGATAAACTCAAGGTGCAAAATAAGACATAATTTTTTGCTTGATTACACATATTTGTCACAAATGTGTCCCCATCCCAAAGGAGAGGAATTTGGGAAGAACAAGGAAATTCTTGTTAATGTaaagatgataataaaaaaagaaggaaataaagaatattgCTGTGGAAATTAACAGTAGtaactttttataaattttttccaattacccaagtttattaggaaaaaactccacagaacCAAGAGCTAGAATCTAGGTAGAAGAGAATCATGTAGTACTagaaaaaacttggaataaaAACTAAGAAGACAATCTCAGATTTAGTACTTGGTTCTGCTTTTGCTACTTGTGGTGTGGCCCTGAACACgtcatttcttctttctgagcttcagtattttaattttaaatcatcTGTGAATCTGAGACTTTTCTTTGAGTTCTGGTTTAAGACTTGGATTATAGGATttgtagaaaaatggaaattaagtctcaaaatttaattatttaaacatGTTAGCAATGTCAAAACTATAATTTTGTGCCATGTGgagaaattattatgaaaattaaatatttctcctttgatgattttaaaaatacaaacctatatatatattttttagcaaaaaatatatcaacaatcaaataattttaatcaGTGTCTGAAAGGAATTGAACTATTTGCTGGTGACTAaccttttcttgcttttctttttcttcttcttttccttcttatgtTTTCGGGATTTTcggtgtttcttttttctttttttggatttttcttcAGAAGCACTTTCCGAATCAGAAGAAGAATCAGAGGACTGAGAATCAGTTGAACTATCTGAATCACTGGATGAAGATGATGActtatgtcttttcttttcttccttcttggctTTAATAAAGTAACATAAAATGTTCTggttaaacattttcattttgaggAAAAACTCGCAGATACTGCAAATTCACAAAAAAGTCCATTTAAtctaattatctttatatattccTGTAGGCAATAAGTTGTTAGAACAATTTTAATAGAGATGAATAGTTTGTTCCATATCATATAGTAAATCACCTAAATGTTGATTTATAGGCTAGTTCCTATCTAATGATAGTAATTATGTCAACCAACATCTAAGTTTAAatactgttatttaaaaaaaaaaaaaagtcatatatttAAGAGAATATTGATTGgcgcagctagatgatgcagtggataagaTCACTGGCTCTGAAAtcaagaggaactgagttcaaatatggtctcagacagttaacacttactagctgtaagtcatttaacctaatGCCTTGCTCCCCTCCTCCTGCCTAACAAagtcattaaaaagaaagaatattggtaCACAAGTATAGTTTTAATCCCTCAAAAGCAACTAGACCTTTAGGCAGATGTCAATTTACAAAGTGTCGATCAATCTATTGACAAATAGATGTTAGGCTCTTTGACTAACAAACCTGTCTACTCTGCTTATTTCCTAAATGATCAAATGAGTtataaaaagaatctaaaaaaagttTGATACTTTATTAGTATAtgttattttctaatttctaatgcTGCAAATGTCTTGCAGGGATTGGATTACTGTAGCTGTGGATAACTcctcaaaataataaatgatttttgttaaAGAGCaagtaaatacaaatatttcttcTGTTAGTAAATATGACTATTTCTTACTGATAACCTAGATTATATTTAAAAGACAGTATATAGTAGAACTTCAAGGCATGTGGGGAGAGGCTAAGAAAAAAGTaaccaacaaaaatatttttagaaaatgttgTTTTAGGTAACATATAATGAGCTGAAAATCTGAAAAGacacaaaatgattaaaatatgcAAATTTAGCATTAAAGATCTACATGATGAAAACACaagatatagatagaaaaaagTTTCATGTTCATGAAACTGAACCCATAAATATGTAacaaaaatcagcaaaaataaataaataaataaaaatttaaaaaaaaatttttttaaaaattcaagtctatttaacaaaattatagtTTTTCCCATGGTCACAGATACTTATGAATCActttaataaattgaaaaaaaaaatggatgtggGGTAGGCATGCCCCCACactttttgttttacaaaatccCCATAGAATCTTTAAAAACACTAAGTTCCtcatacaaatgaaaataaatataactttaattataaataatttcatttatagaAACAATATACACCTTTATTATGATTAATATAACTAATTTTACTGTAAATATGTTATTGTAAACTAGCAGATACTAAGCAAAAAACCCCCCCCAAAACCAAGAAATGTTCCTCAGGATCAGCATCTCTGAGTTTGGAAAACTAAAGAATTCAAAGTACTTTtggttgttttttaatatatgggATTCAGTTTAGGTACTATTTTCCTCTGCaactataaagggaaaaaaaggaagaaaaactattaCAAATAAGATAATAGGCTCATATTTGTGTAGAAAATAAAATCTGAAGGAACTATGGAAGTAATGATAAGCAATTTTACTGTAAAGTATGTTAGTGTAAACTAGAGGAAGCAAAAAAATTCAAACAGCAAACAAAAATGCCATTCAATATCAACATCTctataagttttgaaaataaatgggatccaaatgtacaaaaatgtttgtggacagctctttttgtagtggcaaggaactggaaactgagtgtatatccatcagttggggaatggctgaataagttatgacatatgaatgtaaaggaatattattgttctataagaaaagattagcaggattatttcagagaggcctagagagacttaacatgaactcatgctaagtgaaatgagcaaaatcaagagatcatcatacacaccaacaagaagattatgtgataatcaattctgatggatgtggctctttttaatgATGAGgcaattcaagataattccaatggatttgtgatgtAGAACCATCTACATTCAAAAAGAGGGctgttgggactgaatgtggatcacaacataagttttttgttttttgcttactttttgtttttttcccctcaactattttttttaatctgatttttcttgtgtagcacaataaatgtgaatatgtatagaagaattgtaaatgtttaacatatattggaatacttgctatctagggaaggaggaagagagaaaaatttgtaacacagggtttttgtaagggtgaatactgaaaatcatctttgcatgtatgttgattaaaagctattaaaaaaataaaataaaataggagagTACTAAAGGAACATATAGCAACAAAAAAGACCTTTTATTTCTAGTAGAAGTTAAGTTGGCAACAGAACTAGAATCTAAAATTTTAATCACTAGCTATATCTAAATTGGAATACTTGGTCCAACCAAACCACCTAACTCTGTGCTCAGCAGTGATGGGCTCTGTTATACAGATGAAGGTATAATTAGAACCTACAAGGATAGTTACTGATGGCCTATAACTTCCAAGAGCTTATAATCTAGGTAGAAAGATAAGATGAACACATATGAATAACACTTGAATATAGTGTTAAACAATTCATAACTGTTTAATTGCATGGTAGAAACTATTAAGTGCTATAGGAATTTAGAAGATGATATCATCCTGAGGATCTGGAAAAGCTTCCTAAATAATTCAGTTTGATttggataaaaaggaaaggacaacGCACTAgtccttgtttgtttgtttttaactaaaATTAACAATTCAAGCAAAGAGGAATATGAGCAAACACAATTGTTGGCAAACTACTCCTTAACTAGCACTCATTTCTCAA from Sminthopsis crassicaudata isolate SCR6 chromosome 3, ASM4859323v1, whole genome shotgun sequence includes these protein-coding regions:
- the PPIG gene encoding peptidyl-prolyl cis-trans isomerase G; translation: MGIKVQRPRCFFDIAINNLPAGRVVFELFSDVCPKTCENFRCLCTGEKGTGKSTQKPLHYKSCLFHRVVKDFMVQGGDFSEGNGRGGESIYGGFFEDESFAVKHNKEFLLSMANRGKDTNGSQFFITTKPTPHLDGHHVVFGQVISGQEVVREIENQKTDASSKPYAEVRILSCGELIPKSKAKKEEKKRHKSSSSSSDSDSSTDSQSSDSSSDSESASEEKSKKRKKKHRKSRKHKKEKKKKKKSKKSSSTESEDESPEAQPQSTVRPEEIPPIPENRFLMRKSPPKVDEKERKNREREKERECNPSNSQSSSYQRRLLVTRSGRKIKGRGPRRYRTPSRSRSRDRFRRSETPPHWRQEMQRAQRMRVSSGERWIKGDKSELNENKKENQKSPGRGKERKISEHRHVSESPNRKGEKEKKTKDHKSNSKDRDTRRNSEKDDKYNKSKTKKRAKSKSRSKSKEKSKSKERDSKHNRHEEKRMRSRSKERDHEKAKEKEKHSDSRGKEREKSRSKERSKRAGSKTNEHDHSRSKDKDKRAKSKSREREVTKGKHSSNGRTRERSRSRDKGRRARSRSKDRDRSRSREYYRNRERESRRRARSRSKERKGTPEKSRSKDRRRRRESRSSGREESQSRNKEKSKNQETKSSHKKENSESEKRHSRNHDNSSRDSSKEKKGDRDQSPNSRKQNSKDRELKSSAYKNKEEEKTRCSLEKEINQKSKSQERDHTRGKDKKSDHESSPGTDEDKSG